From a single Ignavibacteria bacterium genomic region:
- a CDS encoding efflux RND transporter periplasmic adaptor subunit, which produces MKRRLFTFSFLAIGLIVIVFLIFRPSKTQTVTQEKIIGDVPVSVMQAKKGKISNSISLIGVIQANKDINVISETQGLVTAVRVKVGDNVHQETVLAEVDDVIMQSNLASAEINYLKAKRDYERSEVLFQENSISASQLDLARLQLKAAENQLTVAKKQLNNTKITTPVTGTINTRNVEVGTMVQPGMVIANVVDISTLKVKLNISEREAFQIRPGDKVEVTTDVYPGVSFRGNVDNIASKADEAHTYAVELKLQNSKEHPLKAGMFARANFNSSDERDAILIPREALIGSIRNAQVYLIKNSQALLQPVTIGRQAGQELEVIDGIAEGDVIVTNGQYNLSNNSRVVKINN; this is translated from the coding sequence ATGAAAAGGCGTTTGTTTACGTTTTCATTTCTGGCAATTGGTTTAATTGTTATCGTGTTTCTAATTTTCAGACCTTCAAAAACTCAGACAGTCACACAGGAGAAGATTATAGGCGACGTCCCTGTAAGCGTGATGCAGGCAAAGAAGGGAAAAATCTCAAATTCCATATCTCTCATTGGCGTAATACAGGCCAATAAGGATATAAATGTAATTTCCGAAACCCAGGGGCTTGTTACAGCAGTACGCGTAAAGGTTGGCGACAATGTACACCAGGAGACCGTGCTTGCCGAGGTTGATGACGTAATAATGCAGTCAAACCTCGCCTCAGCAGAAATCAACTACCTGAAGGCAAAAAGGGATTATGAACGAAGTGAAGTCCTTTTCCAGGAAAATTCCATTTCGGCCTCACAGCTGGATCTTGCCAGGCTCCAGCTGAAGGCCGCGGAAAACCAGCTTACGGTTGCCAAAAAGCAGCTGAATAATACCAAAATCACCACACCCGTTACCGGCACTATAAATACAAGGAACGTTGAAGTGGGCACAATGGTACAGCCCGGAATGGTAATAGCCAACGTTGTGGACATTTCAACTTTAAAGGTAAAACTGAACATCTCAGAACGCGAAGCCTTCCAGATCAGGCCGGGAGACAAGGTTGAAGTTACAACTGATGTTTACCCGGGCGTCAGCTTCCGGGGTAACGTGGATAATATAGCTTCAAAAGCCGACGAGGCCCACACCTACGCCGTTGAGCTGAAACTTCAAAACAGCAAAGAGCATCCGCTGAAAGCCGGAATGTTTGCAAGGGCTAACTTTAATTCTTCGGATGAAAGGGACGCCATTTTAATTCCAAGGGAGGCTCTTATTGGAAGCATCCGCAACGCACAGGTATACCTCATCAAAAACAGCCAGGCACTGCTTCAGCCCGTTACCATTGGGCGCCAGGCCGGGCAGGAGCTGGAAGTAATTGACGGCATTGCGGAAGGAGACGTTATAGTGACAAACGGGCAGTATAACCTTTCTAACAACTCCAGAGTAGTAAAAATAAATAATTAA
- a CDS encoding efflux RND transporter permease subunit encodes MTLTELSIKRPSFVIVIFSALTLLAVFGYSQLKYELLPNINIPWVVVSTVYPGASPSEVENNVTKVIEDALSGLDKVERIMSTSYEGVSIVSIEFKKSADVDVSFQDAQRKINGMMMSLPKEVRTPVLQKISLSETPILQVGATADMSSKEFYQFMKDQIQPAISRVDGVGLILLTGGQQREIKINLDAQKISAYGLSIARIAQAVNTSNLDFPTGKIQGAQQQFIVRVAGKFSSIDDLRNLVVGQSQQGGNIRLKDVAEIEDGTAEIETLSRLNGKNSIGIAILKQAGANSVMVSSLVRRELSQLEKDYKNLNLKFDVAQDQSLFTVEASDAVQKDLLIAILLVAAVMFLFLHSIRNSFIVMIAIPTSLTAAFVVMWAFDFSLNLMTLLALSLVIGILVDDSIVVLENIYHHLEKGEDKKTAALKGRNEIGFAALSITFVDVVVFVPLSLVSGMIGDIMREFAILITVSTLMSLFVSFTVTPVLASRFSKLELISPHSLMGRLGSAFENSFKRLTGIYLQMLRWSLKNPWKVLSGATVIFVVSMGLPAMGLIGSEFMKQPDSGEFIVALELPPGSTLSNTNRVTQQVERIISDIPGVKKILTNVGRGPNRQTMNNASEITVTLLPKDERLKSTKEISDEIKQKGRLIPDARVYINQIGVTGESGEAPVFIQITGRKPDSIQATAGLVTEALRKTPGITDIRLSSEQGKPETRVDIDRQKMANFGITVFDVGTTLQVALTGNDDSKYREGQYEYPIRIMLDRFDRSNMEDISRLPLVNYKGAQVQLEQFAGVYQSLGPTKLERQNRNPSMVVSAYTDGRPIGSVMASFSGILGNKKAGGTYISLEGDEKMRSEGMDSLMLALIAAIIFVYLIMVLLFDSFVYPFVVLFSIPLALIGALIALAATDNALSIFSMLGVIMMIGLVAKNAILIVERTNFQRTQGFGLNEALVEAGNSRIRPILMTTLAMVFGMLPIATASGAGSEWKNGLAWALIGGLTSSMFLTLLVVPVVYTKIDKLRRSIPGLFKEPFPVKRHQEIKTADEENEFVKNKLPGK; translated from the coding sequence ATGACCTTAACTGAACTATCAATAAAAAGACCGTCTTTTGTAATTGTCATTTTTTCCGCCCTGACGCTCCTGGCTGTCTTCGGATATTCGCAGCTGAAGTATGAACTCCTTCCAAATATAAATATTCCATGGGTGGTCGTCTCAACGGTTTACCCCGGTGCCTCCCCGAGCGAAGTTGAAAACAACGTGACAAAGGTAATTGAAGACGCGCTCTCGGGCCTGGACAAAGTGGAAAGAATCATGTCCACTTCCTATGAGGGGGTTTCTATTGTCAGCATCGAGTTCAAGAAGTCAGCCGACGTTGACGTGTCGTTCCAGGACGCTCAGCGCAAGATAAACGGAATGATGATGAGTCTTCCGAAGGAAGTCAGAACACCTGTGCTTCAGAAGATCTCTCTTTCGGAGACGCCCATACTTCAGGTGGGGGCTACGGCCGATATGTCATCAAAGGAGTTCTACCAGTTTATGAAGGACCAGATCCAGCCTGCCATATCGAGAGTTGACGGCGTGGGGCTCATACTCCTTACAGGCGGGCAGCAGAGGGAAATTAAGATCAACCTGGACGCGCAGAAGATCTCGGCCTACGGGCTTTCAATTGCAAGAATCGCCCAGGCGGTAAATACTTCAAACCTGGACTTCCCGACAGGCAAGATACAGGGCGCGCAGCAGCAGTTTATTGTGAGGGTAGCAGGAAAGTTCTCCTCAATTGACGACCTGAGAAACCTCGTCGTAGGGCAGTCGCAGCAGGGGGGGAATATACGCCTTAAAGACGTTGCCGAAATTGAGGACGGCACGGCTGAAATAGAAACCCTCAGCCGCTTAAATGGGAAAAACTCCATAGGTATTGCAATCTTAAAGCAGGCCGGGGCAAATTCCGTCATGGTGAGCAGTTTAGTCAGGCGCGAGCTTAGCCAGCTGGAAAAAGATTACAAAAATCTGAACCTCAAATTTGACGTGGCGCAGGACCAGTCGCTCTTTACCGTCGAGGCCTCAGACGCGGTGCAGAAGGATCTTCTTATTGCAATCCTCCTCGTTGCAGCTGTAATGTTCCTGTTCCTGCACAGCATAAGAAACTCATTTATTGTAATGATCGCAATACCGACTTCTCTTACGGCGGCTTTTGTCGTCATGTGGGCCTTCGACTTTTCACTAAATCTCATGACGCTTCTTGCGCTTTCACTCGTAATAGGCATACTTGTAGACGACTCCATTGTGGTTCTGGAAAATATTTACCACCACCTGGAAAAAGGGGAGGATAAAAAGACCGCGGCCTTAAAGGGGAGAAATGAAATAGGCTTTGCGGCACTTTCAATTACATTTGTGGACGTTGTGGTTTTTGTCCCTCTCTCACTTGTAAGCGGTATGATAGGCGACATCATGCGTGAGTTCGCAATCCTGATTACTGTGTCAACACTAATGAGCCTCTTTGTTTCATTTACCGTTACGCCCGTTCTGGCCTCCAGGTTCTCTAAGCTGGAACTGATCAGTCCGCATTCTCTTATGGGAAGGCTTGGAAGTGCATTTGAAAACTCTTTTAAGAGGCTTACAGGAATCTATCTTCAGATGCTGCGCTGGAGCCTTAAGAATCCGTGGAAGGTCCTCTCAGGGGCAACCGTAATATTTGTGGTATCAATGGGGCTTCCTGCAATGGGCCTTATCGGAAGCGAATTTATGAAGCAGCCCGACAGCGGTGAGTTTATTGTTGCACTTGAACTTCCCCCGGGCTCCACGCTTTCAAACACCAACAGGGTGACTCAGCAGGTGGAAAGAATAATTTCAGATATACCGGGAGTGAAAAAAATACTTACAAACGTGGGGCGCGGCCCGAACCGCCAGACAATGAATAACGCGTCTGAAATAACGGTGACGCTCCTGCCTAAGGATGAAAGGCTGAAATCAACCAAGGAGATCTCGGATGAGATTAAACAAAAGGGAAGGCTTATACCGGATGCCAGAGTATACATAAACCAGATCGGCGTAACGGGTGAGTCAGGTGAGGCGCCTGTTTTTATACAGATAACAGGAAGAAAGCCCGATTCCATACAGGCAACGGCAGGACTGGTTACTGAGGCATTAAGGAAAACTCCCGGCATAACAGACATCAGGCTTTCCTCCGAACAGGGGAAGCCCGAGACAAGGGTGGACATAGACAGGCAGAAGATGGCAAACTTCGGCATAACAGTCTTTGACGTGGGTACTACGCTCCAGGTGGCTTTAACAGGCAATGACGACTCAAAGTACCGCGAAGGGCAGTATGAATATCCTATCAGGATAATGCTGGACCGCTTCGACCGCTCCAACATGGAAGACATCTCCAGGCTGCCGCTTGTAAATTACAAAGGGGCCCAGGTACAGCTGGAGCAGTTTGCAGGTGTTTACCAAAGCCTTGGGCCAACAAAGCTTGAGAGGCAGAACCGCAACCCTTCAATGGTCGTCTCGGCCTATACGGACGGGCGCCCTATAGGAAGCGTTATGGCATCTTTTAGCGGCATACTGGGCAATAAAAAGGCCGGGGGGACGTATATCAGCCTGGAAGGCGATGAGAAGATGCGCTCGGAAGGAATGGACTCTCTCATGCTGGCGCTGATTGCGGCAATTATATTTGTTTACCTTATTATGGTGCTCTTATTCGACTCGTTTGTTTATCCATTTGTGGTCCTCTTCTCAATTCCGCTTGCGCTAATTGGCGCGCTCATAGCACTTGCCGCAACGGATAACGCGCTAAGCATATTTTCAATGCTTGGTGTAATTATGATGATAGGGCTTGTTGCAAAAAACGCAATTCTGATCGTGGAAAGGACGAACTTCCAGAGGACGCAGGGATTTGGGCTTAATGAGGCGCTTGTTGAAGCCGGCAACTCACGCATAAGGCCCATACTGATGACCACACTTGCCATGGTTTTCGGTATGCTCCCGATTGCAACCGCCTCGGGTGCGGGTTCGGAATGGAAAAACGGGCTTGCCTGGGCGTTAATCGGGGGGCTTACAAGTTCCATGTTCCTGACGCTTCTTGTAGTGCCTGTTGTTTATACAAAAATAGACAAGCTGAGAAGGTCAATCCCCGGATTGTTTAAAGAGCCGTTCCCGGTAAAAAGACACCAGGAGATAAAAACCGCGGATGAAGAGAACGAATTTGTAAAAAATAAATTACCGGGGAAGTGA
- a CDS encoding T9SS type A sorting domain-containing protein, with product MANSAISYDIEYGALDTLYCLKALSKGRGIDCRLELQEVNNGSTLKVLDRFSLDKISMNGKDGSKRCVSGSLDVKKFEGRNLRLKLVIEDGINAGWGLMERVLNAEEEKEIEKISSEKVTDYAMSQNYPNPFNPSTIISYQLPKASKVTLRIYDVLGKEVTTLVDEVKGEGKYSVEFNASNLPSGIYVYEIRANDFVKSGKMMLLK from the coding sequence ATGGCTAACTCCGCAATCAGCTATGACATTGAGTACGGGGCACTCGATACACTCTACTGCCTGAAGGCTCTCTCAAAAGGCAGAGGTATTGATTGCCGCCTGGAGCTTCAGGAGGTGAATAACGGAAGTACTCTGAAAGTACTCGACAGGTTTTCTCTGGACAAGATTTCAATGAATGGAAAAGACGGGAGTAAAAGATGTGTTTCAGGAAGCCTGGATGTGAAGAAATTTGAAGGCAGGAATCTTAGGCTTAAGCTTGTAATTGAAGACGGCATAAATGCCGGGTGGGGACTTATGGAACGGGTACTTAATGCTGAAGAAGAGAAAGAGATTGAAAAGATCTCTTCAGAAAAAGTGACCGACTATGCCATGAGTCAGAACTATCCAAACCCTTTCAATCCTTCTACTATAATAAGCTACCAACTCCCGAAGGCTTCAAAAGTCACTCTTAGGATCTATGATGTACTCGGTAAAGAAGTTACAACACTAGTCGATGAAGTTAAAGGGGAAGGAAAGTACTCAGTTGAATTTAACGCATCAAACCTCCCAAGCGGAATCTATGTCTATGAGATCCGCGCCAACGACTTCGTTAAGAGCGGCAAAATGATGCTCCTGAAGTAA
- a CDS encoding TolC family protein, with translation MRALIKFIILPVLIIVFFWQSALAQEQRVIKIGISVDGPWRRNEGLLALLRKEIKDALSSQAEVRFPKVLTGDWTEEKIAALNDELLNDKNIDYVIGFGLLSSVDLASRKSFPKPVIAPVVIDPSHQKISFTSGTSGVKNLCYLIYPDTFERDIAQLKELVPFKKLVVIASRKYHRSLRKDDIPLEYRGKENGPEIVTLFYDNSADEVLSAIPKDADAVYLHMVPMPEEDFQKISQELIKRRLPSFSFLGEYDVRRGIMAAESPDIFPRMIRRIALNVQRISLGDDPGMLSVTFSPAQRLYINLKTAYAVGVSPKWNTLLEAELIQLDSTAIPGAQNLTLKTAVSRISEQNLEVLGKRQEMNAQAQNISIARSNLLPRIDFNASGLQIDKDRAASGYQPERRGTVDFSVRQVIFSEQAMANISIQSSLYDSKKDEFEVMRLNTISEGSKLYLNFLRTKKLFYILLDNLRLMRQNLEIAAIRQSTGSAGPEEKLRWEAEIADLRKTAMEVQSQMNQVQLALKQVMNIPLIYSVNVADVSLDDPEMIISNGKIRSYLEDPVSFDLMTDFLVQEGIKSSKEISQINSVMDAQNRNLTSIRYSFYTPTIAAFASYSNTFYKSRISQPFQLSSIPAPPSSIPVEFPAYMGQLFSMVSPSLPDNNDWSVGLQLSLNISDGFATSYSEQKAVSELNQLDYQKKSVAEKIALRIRYEMETLKAAYFGIQQSKIEQEAAQKTLKIVTDAYSRGALSILNLMDAQASALRADQISVNAYYDLLIGYMQLQRAIGKYDLFLTPEERSQITGGLINFIESKARR, from the coding sequence ATGAGAGCTTTAATAAAATTTATAATTTTACCTGTTCTGATAATTGTTTTCTTTTGGCAAAGCGCCCTGGCGCAGGAGCAGCGCGTAATTAAAATAGGTATCAGCGTTGACGGCCCGTGGAGAAGGAATGAGGGCCTTCTGGCGCTCCTTAGAAAAGAGATAAAGGACGCCCTTTCATCACAGGCTGAAGTGCGGTTCCCGAAGGTTCTTACGGGGGACTGGACAGAGGAAAAAATTGCGGCACTGAACGATGAGCTTCTTAACGACAAAAACATAGATTACGTGATCGGTTTCGGACTGCTTTCCTCAGTAGACCTTGCATCCAGGAAGTCTTTTCCGAAACCTGTAATTGCGCCTGTTGTTATAGACCCCTCGCATCAGAAGATATCCTTCACCTCAGGCACGAGCGGAGTCAAAAACCTTTGTTACCTGATTTATCCCGATACATTTGAAAGGGATATTGCGCAGCTGAAAGAACTGGTACCTTTTAAGAAGCTTGTGGTAATTGCAAGCCGGAAGTACCACAGGAGTCTTAGAAAGGATGATATCCCGCTTGAATACAGGGGGAAGGAAAACGGGCCTGAGATTGTAACACTCTTCTATGACAATTCTGCCGATGAGGTCTTGTCGGCAATTCCGAAAGATGCCGATGCCGTTTATCTGCACATGGTGCCGATGCCTGAAGAGGATTTTCAGAAGATATCGCAGGAGCTCATTAAAAGAAGGCTTCCGAGCTTTTCTTTCCTGGGGGAGTACGACGTAAGGCGCGGGATTATGGCTGCCGAAAGCCCTGACATTTTCCCGAGGATGATCAGACGGATTGCCCTGAACGTGCAGAGGATCTCGCTTGGTGACGACCCCGGAATGCTGAGCGTTACATTCTCCCCGGCCCAGAGGCTTTATATAAACTTAAAGACCGCCTACGCCGTCGGTGTATCCCCGAAATGGAATACACTGCTGGAGGCTGAACTGATTCAGCTGGATTCAACGGCAATTCCGGGGGCTCAGAACTTGACGCTTAAGACTGCTGTTAGCAGAATATCGGAACAAAATCTTGAAGTGCTTGGAAAACGCCAGGAGATGAACGCGCAGGCACAGAATATAAGCATTGCCCGGTCAAACCTCCTGCCCAGAATAGACTTTAATGCCTCGGGCCTGCAGATAGACAAGGACAGGGCAGCCTCAGGCTACCAGCCCGAAAGGCGCGGGACGGTGGACTTTTCAGTAAGGCAGGTTATATTCTCCGAACAGGCAATGGCAAACATCAGCATACAGTCATCCCTCTACGATTCCAAGAAAGATGAATTTGAGGTCATGCGCCTTAATACAATCTCTGAAGGCTCAAAGCTTTACCTCAACTTCCTGCGTACAAAAAAGCTTTTCTATATTCTGCTCGACAACCTGAGGCTCATGAGGCAGAACCTGGAGATTGCTGCCATAAGGCAGTCTACAGGATCAGCGGGTCCGGAGGAAAAGCTGAGGTGGGAGGCTGAAATTGCGGATCTGAGGAAAACGGCAATGGAGGTGCAAAGCCAGATGAACCAGGTCCAGCTTGCATTAAAGCAGGTGATGAATATCCCTTTAATTTATTCTGTAAACGTGGCCGATGTATCGCTGGACGATCCTGAAATGATCATCTCAAACGGCAAGATCAGAAGCTATCTTGAAGACCCTGTGAGCTTTGACCTTATGACCGACTTTCTTGTGCAGGAGGGGATTAAAAGCTCGAAAGAGATCAGCCAGATAAATTCAGTTATGGATGCGCAGAACAGGAACCTGACTTCAATAAGGTATTCATTTTACACCCCTACTATTGCGGCCTTTGCTTCTTATTCAAATACATTTTACAAATCCAGGATCAGCCAGCCTTTTCAGCTAAGTTCAATTCCTGCTCCGCCAAGCTCAATTCCGGTTGAATTCCCGGCCTACATGGGACAGCTGTTTTCCATGGTTTCGCCGAGCCTTCCGGATAATAACGACTGGAGTGTGGGGCTGCAGCTTTCGCTGAACATCTCTGACGGTTTTGCTACAAGTTATTCGGAGCAGAAGGCTGTCTCGGAATTAAACCAGCTCGATTATCAGAAGAAGTCTGTTGCAGAAAAGATCGCGCTCAGGATACGCTATGAGATGGAAACCCTTAAGGCTGCCTACTTCGGAATACAGCAGTCGAAGATAGAGCAGGAGGCGGCGCAGAAAACTCTCAAGATAGTAACCGATGCGTATTCCAGGGGGGCTCTGTCCATATTAAACCTTATGGATGCACAGGCATCGGCTCTCAGGGCAGACCAGATTTCTGTAAATGCATACTATGACCTCCTGATAGGCTATATGCAGCTCCAGCGTGCAATAGGCAAGTATGACCTCTTTCTTACTCCTGAGGAAAGAAGTCAGATTACGGGAGGGCTCATTAACTTTATAGAAAGCAAGGCAAGGCGTTAA